From the genome of Bubalus bubalis isolate 160015118507 breed Murrah chromosome 2, NDDB_SH_1, whole genome shotgun sequence, one region includes:
- the KCNE4 gene encoding potassium voltage-gated channel subfamily E member 4: MLKMESLNSTDAGTAAPSAPLESPVSGSGHGNEYFYVLVVMSFYGIFLIGITLGYMKSKRREKKASLLLLYRDEERLWGEAMKPLATLSGLRSVQAPTMLNVLQESVAPALSCTLCSMEGDSVSSESSSPDVHLTIQEEGADDELGETSETPLNESSEGSSENIHQNS, encoded by the coding sequence ATGCTGAAGATGGAGTCTCTGAACAGCACAGACGCTGGCACCGCAGCCCCCAGCGCCCCCCTAGAGTCCCCCGTATCCGGCAGCGGCCACGGCAACGAATACTTCTACGTTCTGGTGGTCATGTCCTTCTACGGCATTTTCTTGATTGGGATCACGCTGGGCTACATGAAATCCAAGAGGCGGGAGAAGAAAGCCAGCCTCCTGCTGCTGTACAGGGACGAGGAGCGGCTCTGGGGGGAGGCCATGAAGCCGCTGGCCACGCTGTCTGGCCTGAGGTCGGTGCAGGCGCCCACGATGCTGAATGTGTTGCAGGAGAGCGTGGCTCCTGCCCTATCCTGCACCCTCTGCTCCATGGAGGGTGACAGCGTGAGCTCTGAGTCCTCCTCGCCCGATGTGCACCTCACCATCCAGGAGGAGGGGGCGGACGATGAGCTGGGGGAGACTTCTGAGACCCCTCTCAACGAAAGCAGCGAAGGGTCCTCGGAGAACATCCATCAGAATTCCTAG